From a region of the Desulfuromonas sp. KJ2020 genome:
- the mfd gene encoding transcription-repair coupling factor gives MSNEQPPPDTPPTSVEECVASLLERRQPTEVVGLTGSSPAYLLARYLAKSSDTLLVLTADQKQADTLAAALDFYHGRQGETVTLPHWEVHPYEPLTPHPEVEAARLSSLTAMLQGRVRAAVMPVRSLMQKVIPGQVLAQLSSPLVCGDDYERDSLTGRLLALGYNAVPLVEDRGTFSVRGDILDIFPASRPAPVRIEFFGDTIERMRPFHPATQRSEQQELEEIELLPAREMILTGEYLETFARRLKERCDDLGLPRTQREVILEEAREGLLSPGRAFLLPFNYPSLDTLFSYLPRARLVVVDPPEVEQEMDRFSAEIAEGERHAANRDEPYAPAADLYLTAAEVEQALAAGTGRIDLPILPVYRLQDDRQPYRLRVDGNGDIRGLLQGRDGLAPLADRLSRWQEESWRLLLVCHQRGQAERMADLLRPYGLELFFSGTSNKGQRPEPGEVRLVQGELQAGFRLPEEKWAVITEEEIFGQRVRRRALSEARAKALLSSLAELKEGDYVVHADHGIALYRGLQHLEMNGIEGDFLQIEYAGGDRLYLPVDRIEKVQKYVGGEGHVPRLDRLGSGSWEKARLRARAAVEELARELLNIYARREMAEAYRFSPPDRTFREFEAAFPYEETPDQLDAIGDTLEDMQSGKPMDRLICGDVGFGKTEVAIRAAFKAAMDGKQVAVLVPTTILAQQHLESFRERFEGYPLEVEMVSRFRTPREQKDILQKTAEGKIDVLIGTHRLLQRDVRFRDLGLMIVDEEQRFGVSHKERLKKMRAEVATLTLTATPIPRTLHMGLMGLRSLSVIDTPPLDRLAVRTYVTRFDDELIREAVLRELRRGGQVFFVHNRVQTIGAMAEFLGTLIPEAKIAVGHGQMGERELERVMLDFIEGKTNLLVSSTIIENGLDISRANTIIVNRADCFGLAQLYQLRGRVGRSNQRAYAYLLIPGEGSLTREARERLKVMQELTELGAGFRIASHDLELRGAGDLLGDRQAGQIAAIGFELYAELLEETVHELRGQAVEERIDPEIRLGVSAFLPEKYVPDPNQRLVLYKKMASVPDEAQLYAIADELRDRYGEIPPPTSLLFEVMKLRLLMKQLKVEFAEFDGRQLVFGFHAETPVPPEKILRLMEDKSGRYRFTPDYRLSVRLAKTSAEELVEAAKKELQAFL, from the coding sequence ATGTCGAACGAGCAGCCACCTCCTGATACGCCGCCAACATCCGTGGAGGAGTGCGTCGCCAGCCTGCTGGAGCGTCGTCAGCCGACCGAAGTGGTGGGACTGACGGGTTCCAGTCCCGCCTATCTGCTCGCACGCTATCTGGCCAAAAGCAGCGATACGCTGCTGGTGCTGACAGCGGATCAGAAACAGGCCGATACCCTGGCGGCGGCCCTCGACTTTTACCATGGCCGACAGGGGGAGACCGTGACTCTTCCTCACTGGGAGGTGCACCCCTACGAGCCCCTGACGCCTCACCCGGAAGTCGAAGCGGCCCGACTCTCCAGCCTTACCGCCATGCTGCAGGGGCGCGTGCGTGCAGCCGTTATGCCGGTGCGTTCCCTGATGCAGAAAGTCATTCCGGGACAGGTGTTGGCCCAGCTGAGCAGCCCCCTGGTCTGCGGGGACGATTACGAGCGGGATTCCCTTACCGGTCGCCTGCTGGCTCTGGGCTACAATGCGGTTCCGCTGGTGGAAGACCGGGGCACCTTTTCGGTGCGGGGCGATATCCTCGATATTTTTCCCGCCTCCCGCCCAGCTCCCGTTCGTATCGAATTTTTCGGCGACACCATCGAGCGCATGCGACCCTTCCACCCGGCGACCCAGCGTTCCGAACAGCAGGAACTGGAAGAGATCGAGCTGCTGCCGGCCCGGGAAATGATACTGACCGGCGAGTATCTGGAGACTTTCGCTCGCCGCCTGAAGGAACGCTGCGACGATCTCGGCCTGCCGCGCACCCAGCGGGAGGTTATCCTGGAAGAGGCGCGCGAAGGGCTGCTATCTCCCGGTCGCGCTTTTCTCCTCCCTTTCAACTATCCTTCGCTGGATACCCTCTTTTCCTATCTTCCCAGGGCGCGACTGGTGGTCGTCGATCCGCCTGAGGTGGAGCAGGAAATGGATCGATTTAGCGCCGAGATTGCCGAAGGAGAACGGCATGCGGCGAACCGGGATGAACCCTATGCGCCAGCCGCCGACCTGTATCTGACGGCCGCCGAGGTGGAGCAGGCCCTGGCTGCCGGTACGGGCCGCATCGACCTGCCCATCCTGCCGGTGTACCGTCTGCAGGACGACCGTCAACCGTACCGCCTTCGCGTCGATGGTAATGGGGATATCCGTGGCTTGCTTCAGGGAAGGGATGGCCTGGCCCCCTTGGCCGACAGACTGTCGCGGTGGCAGGAGGAGTCCTGGCGCCTCCTGCTGGTCTGCCATCAGCGGGGTCAGGCAGAGCGCATGGCCGACCTGCTGCGCCCCTACGGGCTGGAGCTCTTTTTCTCCGGCACCTCAAATAAGGGGCAGCGCCCCGAGCCCGGCGAAGTCCGCCTGGTTCAGGGCGAACTGCAGGCCGGTTTCCGCTTGCCGGAAGAAAAGTGGGCCGTCATCACCGAAGAGGAAATCTTTGGCCAGCGGGTTCGTCGCCGGGCCCTTTCCGAGGCCCGGGCCAAGGCGCTCCTCTCCTCCCTGGCGGAGCTCAAGGAAGGCGACTATGTCGTCCATGCCGATCACGGCATCGCGCTCTATCGCGGCCTCCAGCACCTGGAGATGAACGGCATCGAGGGGGATTTCCTGCAGATCGAGTATGCTGGTGGCGATCGGCTCTACCTGCCGGTGGACCGTATCGAAAAAGTCCAGAAATATGTCGGCGGCGAGGGCCATGTACCCCGCCTTGACCGCTTGGGCAGCGGTTCCTGGGAGAAAGCCCGCCTGCGAGCCCGGGCGGCGGTAGAAGAACTGGCCCGCGAACTACTCAATATCTATGCCCGCCGCGAGATGGCCGAGGCCTATCGTTTTTCGCCACCGGACCGGACCTTCCGGGAATTCGAGGCAGCCTTCCCCTACGAGGAAACGCCGGATCAGCTGGACGCCATCGGGGACACCCTGGAGGATATGCAGTCAGGCAAGCCCATGGATCGCCTGATCTGCGGTGATGTCGGCTTCGGCAAGACGGAAGTGGCCATCAGGGCGGCCTTTAAAGCGGCCATGGATGGCAAACAGGTGGCCGTGCTGGTCCCGACCACCATCCTCGCCCAGCAGCACCTGGAGAGTTTCCGGGAGCGTTTCGAGGGCTATCCCCTCGAGGTGGAGATGGTCTCGCGCTTTCGCACGCCCAGGGAGCAGAAAGATATTCTGCAGAAGACGGCGGAAGGCAAAATCGACGTCCTCATCGGCACCCATCGCCTGCTGCAGCGGGATGTCCGGTTCCGCGATCTGGGCCTTATGATCGTCGACGAGGAGCAGCGTTTCGGCGTTTCCCACAAAGAGCGGCTGAAGAAGATGCGGGCCGAAGTAGCGACTCTCACCCTCACCGCGACGCCCATCCCCCGTACCCTGCACATGGGCCTCATGGGCCTGCGCAGCCTGTCCGTCATTGACACGCCCCCGCTTGATCGGTTGGCGGTGCGGACCTATGTGACTCGTTTTGACGATGAGTTGATCCGCGAGGCCGTATTGCGGGAACTGCGCCGCGGGGGTCAGGTCTTTTTTGTCCATAACCGGGTGCAGACCATCGGCGCCATGGCCGAATTTTTGGGCACGCTCATCCCCGAAGCCAAAATTGCCGTCGGCCATGGCCAGATGGGTGAGCGGGAACTGGAAAGGGTCATGCTCGATTTCATTGAGGGCAAAACCAACCTTCTGGTCAGCAGCACCATTATCGAAAACGGACTGGACATCTCCAGAGCCAACACCATTATCGTCAATCGGGCCGACTGCTTCGGGCTGGCCCAGCTCTATCAGCTTCGCGGCCGGGTCGGGCGTTCCAATCAGCGGGCCTATGCCTATCTGCTCATCCCCGGTGAAGGCTCCTTGACCCGGGAGGCGCGGGAGCGTTTAAAGGTCATGCAGGAGCTGACGGAGCTGGGGGCGGGCTTTCGTATCGCCAGCCACGACCTCGAATTGCGGGGTGCCGGCGACCTGCTGGGCGACAGGCAGGCCGGCCAGATTGCCGCCATCGGCTTCGAGCTCTATGCCGAACTGCTGGAAGAGACGGTGCACGAATTGCGCGGCCAGGCGGTCGAAGAGCGCATCGACCCGGAAATCCGCCTGGGCGTCTCCGCTTTCCTGCCGGAAAAGTACGTTCCCGATCCCAACCAGCGTCTGGTGTTGTACAAAAAGATGGCTTCGGTACCTGACGAGGCCCAGCTCTACGCCATCGCCGATGAATTGCGCGATCGCTATGGCGAGATTCCCCCGCCGACCTCTCTGCTCTTCGAGGTCATGAAGTTGCGCCTGCTGATGAAGCAGTTGAAGGTGGAGTTCGCCGAATTTGACGGTCGCCAGCTGGTGTTTGGTTTCCACGCCGAGACGCCGGTTCCCCCGGAAAAGATTCTGCGATTGATGGAAGACAAAAGCGGCCGCTATCGCTTTACCCCGGATTACCGCCTTTCGGTCCGGTTGGCGAAAACGTCGGCCGAAGAGCTGGTTGAGGCGGCTAAAAAAGAATTGCAAGCTTTTTTGTAA
- the tatA gene encoding twin-arginine translocase TatA/TatE family subunit: MFGIGMPELLLILAVALIVIGPKKLPDIAKALGRGLGEFKKATEEFKNTIDVESRQENQPDSLLKAGKMTPPGADLQNGQGSEDQQDSSGEAPLTTDEAETKDKA, encoded by the coding sequence ATGTTTGGTATCGGCATGCCCGAACTGCTCTTGATCCTGGCGGTCGCTCTTATTGTCATCGGCCCCAAAAAACTCCCGGATATCGCCAAAGCGCTCGGTCGAGGGCTCGGTGAATTTAAAAAAGCCACCGAAGAGTTCAAAAACACCATCGATGTGGAGTCGCGCCAGGAAAACCAGCCGGACTCCCTGCTCAAAGCCGGCAAAATGACGCCGCCCGGCGCTGACTTGCAGAACGGGCAGGGGTCCGAGGATCAACAGGATTCGTCCGGAGAGGCTCCTTTGACCACCGATGAGGCCGAGACGAAAGATAAAGCTTAG
- the nadA gene encoding quinolinate synthase NadA: MNQQEIKAEIRRLAQERNALLLAHNYQRDEIQEIADITGDSLGLSMEAARTDKDVIVFCGVHFMAESAAILAPEKIVLLPRPDAGCPMADMVTPEGLRQLKARHPGVPVVTYVNSSAAVKAESDICCTSANAIKVVNSLDAAEVILVPDRNLGRYIAGHTDKVCHFWEGYCPTHERLQVADVERAKKDYPEAVFMAHPECHPDILAMADHICSTSGMYDYVRTSADRQFIVGTEAGILYRLRRENPDREFILPTSRLICPNMKLTSLEDVLHSLQTLSPEITVPADVREKARTALDRMLAVPRD, translated from the coding sequence ATGAACCAGCAAGAGATCAAAGCGGAAATTCGCCGGTTGGCCCAGGAAAGAAACGCCCTGCTTCTGGCCCACAACTATCAGCGGGATGAAATCCAGGAAATTGCCGACATAACGGGGGACTCCCTGGGTCTTTCCATGGAGGCAGCCAGAACGGACAAGGATGTGATCGTCTTTTGCGGCGTTCACTTCATGGCGGAGAGTGCGGCAATTCTGGCCCCCGAGAAGATCGTGCTGCTGCCGCGTCCCGATGCCGGTTGCCCCATGGCCGACATGGTGACCCCCGAGGGCCTGCGTCAGCTGAAGGCGCGCCATCCCGGTGTGCCCGTTGTCACCTATGTGAACTCCAGCGCGGCGGTAAAAGCGGAGAGCGATATCTGCTGTACCAGCGCCAACGCCATTAAAGTGGTCAATTCCCTGGACGCGGCCGAAGTCATCCTGGTGCCGGATCGCAACCTGGGCCGTTATATTGCCGGCCATACCGACAAGGTCTGCCATTTCTGGGAAGGCTACTGTCCCACCCATGAGCGCCTCCAGGTGGCCGATGTCGAACGGGCCAAAAAGGACTATCCGGAGGCGGTGTTCATGGCCCATCCTGAATGTCATCCGGATATTCTGGCCATGGCCGATCATATCTGCTCCACCAGCGGCATGTACGACTATGTGCGCACCAGCGCCGATCGCCAGTTCATTGTCGGGACGGAAGCCGGTATCCTCTATCGTCTGCGCCGGGAGAATCCGGACCGAGAGTTCATCCTGCCGACCTCCCGTCTGATCTGCCCCAATATGAAGTTAACGTCGTTGGAAGACGTTCTTCATAGTTTGCAGACCCTGTCACCGGAGATCACCGTGCCGGCAGACGTGCGGGAGAAGGCGCGCACGGCCCTTGACCGCATGCTGGCCGTCCCGCGCGATTGA
- the pdxA gene encoding 4-hydroxythreonine-4-phosphate dehydrogenase PdxA, translating to MEKPVIVSMGDPVGVGPELLIKALISGELLAAAPALLVAGDVGVLARAARIFGRTAVLTPGRGLATHQLEIEGNILSVRALSELPASGLSFGQPTPACGRAMLDYIEWSCDQVLAGHGRAMVTGPINKEAIHAAGCDFPGHTELLAHRCGVPQVVMMLGGERLKVCLVTTHMALRQVPRALTTADILETIRITDAAFRRYFVKERAPRLAVLALNPHAGEGGLFGDEEQRLIVPAIEAARREGIEASGPHSADTLFHFAVQGAHDAVVCMYHDQGLIPLKLLHFEDGVNVTLGLPIIRTSVDHGTAYDLVGTGRASCQSLLAALRLAGDMAAKDRDEHKGSNP from the coding sequence ATGGAAAAACCTGTTATCGTCAGCATGGGAGATCCTGTTGGGGTTGGCCCGGAACTTTTGATCAAAGCTCTTATTTCCGGCGAGCTGCTGGCGGCCGCCCCCGCCTTGCTGGTAGCCGGGGATGTCGGCGTGCTGGCCCGGGCCGCCCGGATTTTCGGCCGGACCGCCGTGCTGACTCCGGGCCGGGGTCTGGCCACGCACCAGCTTGAGATCGAGGGAAACATCCTTTCCGTGCGCGCGCTGTCCGAGCTGCCGGCATCCGGTCTGTCCTTCGGCCAGCCGACGCCGGCCTGTGGCCGTGCCATGCTCGACTATATCGAATGGAGCTGCGACCAGGTATTGGCCGGTCATGGCAGGGCCATGGTGACCGGGCCCATCAACAAGGAAGCCATTCATGCGGCCGGCTGCGATTTTCCCGGCCACACCGAGCTACTGGCCCATCGCTGCGGGGTGCCGCAGGTTGTCATGATGCTCGGCGGCGAGCGGCTCAAGGTCTGCCTGGTGACGACCCATATGGCCCTGCGCCAGGTGCCGAGGGCTCTGACCACGGCGGACATCCTCGAGACGATACGGATCACCGATGCCGCCTTCCGCCGCTATTTCGTGAAGGAGAGAGCCCCTCGCCTCGCCGTGCTGGCCCTGAACCCCCATGCTGGCGAGGGAGGACTTTTCGGCGACGAAGAGCAGCGTCTCATCGTGCCGGCCATTGAGGCCGCCCGTCGGGAGGGGATCGAGGCCAGCGGACCCCACAGTGCCGACACCCTCTTTCACTTTGCCGTCCAGGGTGCTCATGACGCCGTGGTCTGCATGTATCACGACCAGGGGCTTATCCCCCTGAAGCTGCTCCACTTCGAGGATGGGGTCAACGTCACCCTCGGCCTGCCCATCATTCGTACCTCCGTCGATCACGGCACGGCCTACGATCTGGTCGGCACAGGAAGGGCCAGTTGCCAGAGCCTGCTGGCGGCGCTCCGCCTGGCCGGGGACATGGCCGCCAAAGACCGCGATGAACACAAAGGATCAAATCCATGA
- the tatC gene encoding twin-arginine translocase subunit TatC produces the protein MSDEALPFTAHLEELRKRLIIAAGAWFVGFLACYGFAERLFQLISDPVRAALPEGSSLVFINATEPFFTYLKLGALAGLLVSLPVILWQIWAFIAPGLYAHEKKLAIPFVVASFLCFASGAYFGFFYVFPLIFTFLIQFGTGTGQIEAMLSMGAYLSLSSKLLLAFGLVFELPIVIFFLARMGIVDHVWLAKNRKYALLLAFIIGAVLTPPDIISQTALAVPFAILYEVGIWVARFFGKKKRTEDPLDEDSPASS, from the coding sequence ATGAGCGACGAGGCTCTCCCTTTCACTGCCCACCTTGAAGAATTGCGCAAACGCCTTATTATTGCGGCTGGCGCCTGGTTCGTCGGTTTTCTGGCCTGTTACGGCTTTGCCGAACGCCTCTTTCAGTTGATTTCCGACCCCGTGCGCGCGGCCCTGCCCGAGGGGAGCTCGCTGGTTTTCATCAATGCGACCGAGCCTTTTTTCACCTATCTCAAGTTGGGGGCCTTAGCCGGCCTGCTCGTCTCGCTGCCGGTTATTCTTTGGCAAATCTGGGCCTTTATCGCCCCCGGTCTGTACGCCCATGAGAAAAAACTGGCGATTCCGTTTGTCGTCGCCAGCTTCCTCTGCTTCGCCAGCGGGGCCTACTTCGGCTTCTTCTATGTCTTTCCCCTTATCTTTACCTTTCTCATTCAATTCGGCACCGGCACCGGCCAAATCGAGGCCATGCTCTCCATGGGGGCCTATCTTTCCCTGTCCAGTAAGCTTCTACTCGCCTTTGGTCTGGTTTTCGAACTGCCGATTGTTATCTTCTTTCTGGCCCGGATGGGTATCGTGGACCATGTCTGGCTCGCCAAAAATCGCAAGTACGCCCTGCTGCTCGCTTTTATTATCGGCGCCGTGCTGACCCCACCCGACATCATCTCGCAAACGGCTCTGGCCGTTCCTTTCGCCATTCTGTATGAGGTGGGCATCTGGGTCGCTCGTTTCTTTGGGAAAAAGAAACGCACCGAGGATCCCCTTGACGAGGACAGCCCGGCTTCTTCCTAA
- a CDS encoding ABC transporter ATP-binding protein: MSLALDIQKLNKSYAGTRVVKDLSFSIEPGEIFGLLGPNGAGKSTTINMVGGVTRIDTGTIRVFGHDNQQESLVTRRLVGVMHQEIVTDTFFTIDRALKIHPGYYGVPLDTAWMELLIERLALRPHLHKPMNKLSGGLKRRLMVAKALIHKPRLLILDEPTAGVDVELRHNLWQFVREINQQGTTVLLTTHYLEEAQQMCGRIAIMNHGRLIALGSTSHLLSQVEGRKIVLQLSQPLTAVPLDLQEFNGQLQGGGTRLTLRLPPGIATGDALHRMCALGLPVTEVETQSVSLEDVFIELTGLKGSSE, translated from the coding sequence ATGAGTCTGGCTCTCGACATCCAGAAGCTTAATAAATCCTACGCCGGCACTCGGGTCGTCAAAGATCTCAGCTTTTCCATCGAACCTGGGGAAATTTTCGGCCTCCTTGGTCCCAACGGCGCCGGCAAGAGCACCACCATCAACATGGTGGGAGGCGTGACACGGATCGATACGGGAACCATCCGCGTCTTCGGGCACGACAATCAGCAGGAAAGCCTGGTTACCCGGCGGCTGGTGGGCGTCATGCATCAGGAAATCGTCACCGATACTTTTTTCACCATCGACCGCGCCCTCAAGATTCATCCCGGCTATTATGGTGTCCCCCTTGATACCGCCTGGATGGAACTGCTCATCGAGCGTCTCGCTCTCAGACCTCATCTGCACAAACCGATGAACAAACTTTCCGGCGGACTCAAGCGGCGGCTAATGGTTGCCAAGGCGCTCATTCACAAACCGCGGCTGCTCATTCTCGATGAACCCACCGCCGGGGTCGACGTCGAGCTGCGTCACAATCTCTGGCAGTTCGTACGTGAGATCAACCAGCAAGGGACCACGGTTCTGCTCACCACCCACTACCTGGAAGAAGCCCAGCAGATGTGTGGCCGCATCGCCATTATGAACCATGGCCGTCTGATTGCCCTGGGCAGTACGTCCCACCTTCTTTCGCAGGTGGAAGGACGTAAGATTGTTCTTCAACTCAGCCAACCCCTAACGGCCGTTCCCCTCGATTTGCAGGAATTCAACGGTCAGTTGCAGGGGGGAGGGACCCGGCTCACCCTGCGGCTGCCCCCTGGCATTGCCACCGGCGATGCCTTGCACCGCATGTGCGCCCTAGGGCTTCCCGTTACCGAAGTGGAAACCCAGAGCGTGAGCCTGGAGGATGTATTTATTGAATTGACCGGCCTCAAAGGGAGTTCCGAATGA
- a CDS encoding ABC transporter permease, whose amino-acid sequence MNGSSQQDQSFYPWLPFLTLMKKEVLRFFRVSVQTLLTPIISASLYLFVFGATLGTRISVLEGFTYAQFVIPGLVLMGIINNSFSNVSSSLFMSRYLGNIVDLLVAPITPSQMIFAYTFAAMLRGLLVGSVVTLISLFFAPLPFAHPFLAVLMGCLASFLFAQFGIIAAIYSNSFDALSMYSNFLILPLIYLGGVFYPISILPPFWENLSRANPLFYLIDGFRYALIGVGEVSLLFSFGFACCVSLALFGWAAFLIKKGHRLRS is encoded by the coding sequence ATGAACGGTTCGAGCCAGCAGGATCAATCCTTTTATCCCTGGTTGCCTTTTCTGACCCTGATGAAAAAAGAGGTTCTGCGATTTTTCCGCGTTTCTGTGCAGACGCTGCTGACTCCCATCATCTCCGCTTCTCTTTATCTTTTTGTCTTCGGCGCCACCCTCGGCACCCGCATCTCCGTGCTGGAGGGCTTCACCTACGCCCAGTTTGTCATCCCTGGCCTGGTCTTGATGGGGATCATTAACAACTCCTTTTCCAACGTCTCATCCTCGCTCTTCATGTCCCGCTACCTCGGCAACATCGTCGACCTGCTGGTAGCCCCCATCACTCCCAGCCAGATGATTTTTGCCTACACCTTTGCCGCCATGCTACGCGGCCTGCTGGTCGGCTCCGTGGTCACCCTTATCTCCCTCTTTTTCGCGCCGCTACCCTTTGCCCACCCTTTTTTGGCAGTACTCATGGGCTGTCTTGCCAGTTTTCTGTTCGCTCAATTCGGCATCATCGCCGCCATCTATTCCAACTCCTTCGACGCTCTCTCCATGTACAGCAATTTCCTTATCCTTCCCCTCATCTATCTGGGTGGGGTCTTTTATCCCATTTCCATCCTGCCCCCTTTCTGGGAAAACCTCTCCCGGGCCAATCCCCTGTTCTACCTGATTGATGGCTTTCGCTACGCTCTCATCGGGGTAGGTGAGGTTTCACTGCTTTTCTCCTTCGGTTTCGCCTGTTGTGTCAGCCTCGCCTTGTTCGGCTGGGCCGCGTTTCTCATAAAAAAAGGGCACCGTCTTCGTTCGTGA
- a CDS encoding peptidyl-prolyl cis-trans isomerase, with protein sequence MPNRRLVSLFLVILLAAGLCACQQKDATQAQALVRVDGRVVTLEQFERDLEKSLPADQSVSDEERSEMKRSFLVQVIDRELALAEADRLGLTVSPQEEDAAFQEYRRDYPENTFDQMLGNRGITLEDWKRELRDGLLMEKVLKEAVYSRVEVSDEEISAYYDEYREEFDRPEQVRARQILVSSQEEGERVLGLLRQGEEFDIVARKHSLSPDAEEGGDLGFFSRGEMPAEFDAVVFSLAVGRISDLTQSSYGYHIFKVEEKRKAVRLKLDEVKDDIRQTLRTQKEERAYQQWLHELRGRAVIEVDWERL encoded by the coding sequence ATGCCCAATCGCCGCTTAGTATCCCTTTTTCTGGTCATTTTGCTGGCTGCCGGACTCTGTGCCTGTCAGCAAAAAGATGCCACCCAGGCCCAGGCCCTGGTCCGAGTGGATGGACGCGTTGTCACCCTGGAGCAATTCGAGCGCGACCTGGAAAAATCCCTGCCGGCGGATCAGTCCGTCTCGGATGAGGAACGAAGTGAGATGAAGCGGTCTTTTCTCGTTCAGGTCATCGACCGGGAACTGGCTTTGGCCGAGGCGGACAGGCTCGGTCTCACGGTCAGCCCGCAAGAGGAAGATGCGGCTTTTCAGGAATACCGTCGGGATTATCCCGAAAACACCTTCGACCAGATGCTCGGAAATCGCGGCATCACGCTGGAGGACTGGAAGAGAGAATTGCGCGACGGGCTGCTGATGGAAAAAGTGCTGAAAGAGGCCGTCTATTCCCGCGTCGAGGTCAGTGACGAGGAAATTTCCGCCTATTATGACGAATACCGGGAAGAGTTCGACCGTCCTGAACAGGTTCGGGCTCGCCAGATCCTGGTCAGCAGCCAGGAGGAAGGCGAGCGTGTGCTCGGCCTGCTGAGGCAGGGTGAGGAGTTCGATATCGTCGCCCGCAAACACTCTCTCTCTCCCGACGCTGAAGAGGGGGGGGATCTCGGCTTTTTCAGCCGGGGCGAAATGCCGGCTGAATTCGATGCCGTGGTATTCAGCCTGGCGGTGGGGCGAATCAGCGACCTGACCCAAAGTTCCTATGGCTATCATATTTTCAAGGTGGAAGAAAAACGAAAGGCCGTACGTCTGAAGCTGGACGAAGTCAAAGACGACATCCGCCAGACGCTGCGAACCCAGAAGGAAGAACGGGCCTACCAGCAATGGCTCCATGAGTTACGAGGACGGGCCGTCATCGAGGTCGACTGGGAGCGGCTGTAA
- a CDS encoding SurA N-terminal domain-containing protein has protein sequence MRRIVTIALAALLLFGTSASARVLNEIAAIVNEEAITTYDLDRAVDERISPAEQESLGPVAMDSRRREILQGLVEESLMRQRAAELGLAVSDAEVEEAIRDVEKQNNLTREQLRQALSAQGMDFEEYRENLREQIQSFKLLGREVQSRLEVTNQEIRDYFREHIDEFRGNPFIRLSHITFPVAPGASKAELDRRYALAQEAVSRLQLGEDFARVLASYAESGQAGGGDLGAFGQGELSPAFERAVAGLQQGQVSDVVSTPEGYHVLFMIERSDGNIRHFDTVKEEISRKVIESKKTQGVKDWMEELKAKAFIEIKI, from the coding sequence ATGCGACGTATTGTTACCATCGCTCTGGCGGCCCTGCTGCTGTTTGGCACTTCGGCCTCGGCCAGGGTCCTCAATGAAATTGCCGCCATCGTCAACGAAGAGGCGATAACTACCTATGACTTGGACAGGGCCGTGGACGAGCGGATTTCTCCGGCCGAGCAGGAAAGCCTGGGGCCTGTGGCCATGGATAGCCGGCGCCGGGAGATCCTGCAGGGTCTCGTCGAGGAATCGCTCATGCGCCAGCGCGCCGCCGAGCTGGGTCTGGCGGTCAGCGATGCGGAAGTGGAAGAAGCCATTCGCGACGTCGAGAAGCAGAACAACCTGACCCGCGAACAGTTGCGGCAGGCGCTGAGCGCGCAGGGAATGGATTTTGAGGAATACCGGGAAAACCTGCGGGAGCAGATCCAGAGCTTCAAATTGCTCGGCCGCGAAGTGCAGAGCCGCCTGGAGGTGACCAACCAGGAAATCCGCGACTATTTCCGGGAGCATATCGATGAATTTCGCGGGAACCCCTTTATCCGTCTGAGCCATATCACCTTCCCGGTTGCTCCCGGCGCCAGCAAGGCAGAGCTGGACAGGCGCTATGCCCTGGCGCAGGAAGCCGTCTCCCGTCTCCAATTGGGGGAGGACTTTGCCAGGGTGCTGGCCAGCTATGCGGAAAGTGGGCAGGCGGGGGGCGGGGATCTGGGCGCCTTTGGTCAAGGGGAGCTGTCCCCGGCCTTTGAACGGGCCGTTGCGGGTCTGCAGCAGGGCCAGGTCAGCGATGTGGTGTCAACCCCGGAAGGCTACCATGTCCTCTTTATGATAGAGCGCAGCGATGGCAATATCCGGCACTTCGACACCGTTAAAGAGGAAATCAGCCGCAAGGTGATCGAGAGTAAAAAGACGCAAGGAGTCAAGGACTGGATGGAAGAGCTCAAAGCGAAGGCCTTCATCGAGATCAAGATATAA